A section of the Acropora muricata isolate sample 2 chromosome 4, ASM3666990v1, whole genome shotgun sequence genome encodes:
- the LOC136914545 gene encoding cytidine and dCMP deaminase domain-containing protein 1-like isoform X1: MAEGLRSGIFMYNHLHLVIPYICCFRYNNGRQLTNIRLLFFPLHVDCAARKDDINVTSSSGNDLASEGASGNTQAMETSKSTPACIPRLNKENHYMVLALWMESFPDGNHKRTEDHLLYKKTGAVLVLPNETSYAIDCSRNGVHAVARLIMAHPNIPENCKVFVSRKPCSFCTKLMVQAKVERVFYLPIEPEYFPMKELSEEEATRLGKCYESEMSCVDNLFKVSPIGQTIFVPDVSKDVVKGVPKKLESPKATRDYMKDVLKKMYWDPSSKFSVKKDLPWPSLDERMEKEVEDQFKNMREWMATFCVAQEKGYSFVLEGQRAPEEVSFDPRHEKHCKQANHLMSLAKILAMRTDDPTTGVGAVIVNEKMEIVGLGWNGFPKKARYGEFARASHKDEGVQDKKYPYIIHAEQNALMMRNTKNVEGGTLFVTKTPCDECTPLLEMQKITTVVLGKKIEDGAKQGISYTKFHEGVHKDRNFTCFSMTWNVDGIKRKLGYDSLNVEKPETSQKIRKTENN; encoded by the exons ATGGCTGAGGGCCTACGATCAGGTATTTTTATGTACAACCATCTCCATCTTGTTATTCCTTATATTTGCTGCTTCAGATATAACAATGGAAGGCAATTGACTAACATTAGACTTTTGTTTTTCCCTCTGCACGTTGATTGCGCGGCACGAAAAGATGATATAAACGTCACTTCCTCGTCCGGAAATGATTTGGCTTCAGAAG GAGCCAGCGGTAACACACAAGCAATGGAGACCTCAAAATCGACCCCCGCTTGCATTCCCCGCCTGAATAAAGAAAACCATTACATGGTTCTTGCTCTCTGGATGGAAAGTTTCCCAGATGGCAATCACAAGCGAACTGAAGACCACCTCCTTTACAAGAAAACTGGAGCAGTGCTCGTTCTTCCCAACGAGACGAGCTACGCTATCGATTGTTCCCGTAATGGCGTCCATGCAGTGGCTCGTTTGATAATGGCGCATCCTAATATCCCGGAAAACTGCAAAGTTTTTGTGTCAAGAAAACCATGTTCTTTTTGCACAAAGCTTATGGTGCAAGCCAAAGTGGAAAGAGTCTTCTATTTACCGATTGAGCCGGAATACTTTCCAATGAAAGAACTGAGTGAAGAAGAGGCCACACGTTTAGGCAAATGTTATGAGAGCGAGATGTCTTGTGTCGATAATCTGTTTAAAGTAAGCCCAATCGGTCAAACTATCTTTGTACCAGACGTATCGAAAGACGTGGTCAAAGGTGTCCCAAAAAAGTTGGAATCACCAAAGGCAACCAGGGATTATATGAAGGACGTCCTTAAGAAAATGTATTGGGATCCTTCAAGTAAATTTAGTGTAAAGAAGGATCTTCCGTGGCCTTCTCTTGATGAAAGGATGGAAAAAGAGGTCGAGGATCAGTTTAAAAACATGAGGGAATGGATGGCAACTTTTTGTGTGGCACAAGAGAAAGGATACAGCTTTGTATTAGAGGGTCAACGTGCACCGGAAGAAGTATCATTTGATCCAAGGCACGAAAAGCATTGCAAACAAGCTAACCACTTGATGAGTTTGGCAAAGATCCTTGCTATGCGGACCGATGACCCAACAACCGGAGTAGGGGCAGTCATCGTTAACGAGAAAATGGAAATTGTTGGGCTTGGGTGGAACGGATTTCCAAAAAAAGCGCGTTATGGCGAATTTGCAAGAGCCTCGCACAAAGATGAAGGCGTACAAGACAAGAAGTATCCGTATATCATCCACGCAGAGCAGAACGCGTTAATGATGCGAAATACGAAAAACGTTGAAGGGGGAACGTTGTTTGTGACAAAAACACCGTGTGATGAGTGCACTCCATTGCTTGAGATGCAAAAAATAACGACAGTTGTCTTGGGCAAAAAAATAGAAGATGGAGCAAAGCAAGGGATAAGTTATACAAAGTTCCACGAGGGAGTTCATAAAGACCGTaatttcacttgcttttctATGACATGGAATGTGGATGGTATTAAGAGAAAATTGGGATATGACAGTTTAAATGTTGAAAAGCCAGAGACCTCGCAAAAGATAAGGAAAACGGAAAACAATTAG
- the LOC136914545 gene encoding cytidine and dCMP deaminase domain-containing protein 1-like isoform X2, translating to MAEGLRSDDINVTSSSGNDLASEGASGNTQAMETSKSTPACIPRLNKENHYMVLALWMESFPDGNHKRTEDHLLYKKTGAVLVLPNETSYAIDCSRNGVHAVARLIMAHPNIPENCKVFVSRKPCSFCTKLMVQAKVERVFYLPIEPEYFPMKELSEEEATRLGKCYESEMSCVDNLFKVSPIGQTIFVPDVSKDVVKGVPKKLESPKATRDYMKDVLKKMYWDPSSKFSVKKDLPWPSLDERMEKEVEDQFKNMREWMATFCVAQEKGYSFVLEGQRAPEEVSFDPRHEKHCKQANHLMSLAKILAMRTDDPTTGVGAVIVNEKMEIVGLGWNGFPKKARYGEFARASHKDEGVQDKKYPYIIHAEQNALMMRNTKNVEGGTLFVTKTPCDECTPLLEMQKITTVVLGKKIEDGAKQGISYTKFHEGVHKDRNFTCFSMTWNVDGIKRKLGYDSLNVEKPETSQKIRKTENN from the exons ATGGCTGAGGGCCTACGATCAG ATGATATAAACGTCACTTCCTCGTCCGGAAATGATTTGGCTTCAGAAG GAGCCAGCGGTAACACACAAGCAATGGAGACCTCAAAATCGACCCCCGCTTGCATTCCCCGCCTGAATAAAGAAAACCATTACATGGTTCTTGCTCTCTGGATGGAAAGTTTCCCAGATGGCAATCACAAGCGAACTGAAGACCACCTCCTTTACAAGAAAACTGGAGCAGTGCTCGTTCTTCCCAACGAGACGAGCTACGCTATCGATTGTTCCCGTAATGGCGTCCATGCAGTGGCTCGTTTGATAATGGCGCATCCTAATATCCCGGAAAACTGCAAAGTTTTTGTGTCAAGAAAACCATGTTCTTTTTGCACAAAGCTTATGGTGCAAGCCAAAGTGGAAAGAGTCTTCTATTTACCGATTGAGCCGGAATACTTTCCAATGAAAGAACTGAGTGAAGAAGAGGCCACACGTTTAGGCAAATGTTATGAGAGCGAGATGTCTTGTGTCGATAATCTGTTTAAAGTAAGCCCAATCGGTCAAACTATCTTTGTACCAGACGTATCGAAAGACGTGGTCAAAGGTGTCCCAAAAAAGTTGGAATCACCAAAGGCAACCAGGGATTATATGAAGGACGTCCTTAAGAAAATGTATTGGGATCCTTCAAGTAAATTTAGTGTAAAGAAGGATCTTCCGTGGCCTTCTCTTGATGAAAGGATGGAAAAAGAGGTCGAGGATCAGTTTAAAAACATGAGGGAATGGATGGCAACTTTTTGTGTGGCACAAGAGAAAGGATACAGCTTTGTATTAGAGGGTCAACGTGCACCGGAAGAAGTATCATTTGATCCAAGGCACGAAAAGCATTGCAAACAAGCTAACCACTTGATGAGTTTGGCAAAGATCCTTGCTATGCGGACCGATGACCCAACAACCGGAGTAGGGGCAGTCATCGTTAACGAGAAAATGGAAATTGTTGGGCTTGGGTGGAACGGATTTCCAAAAAAAGCGCGTTATGGCGAATTTGCAAGAGCCTCGCACAAAGATGAAGGCGTACAAGACAAGAAGTATCCGTATATCATCCACGCAGAGCAGAACGCGTTAATGATGCGAAATACGAAAAACGTTGAAGGGGGAACGTTGTTTGTGACAAAAACACCGTGTGATGAGTGCACTCCATTGCTTGAGATGCAAAAAATAACGACAGTTGTCTTGGGCAAAAAAATAGAAGATGGAGCAAAGCAAGGGATAAGTTATACAAAGTTCCACGAGGGAGTTCATAAAGACCGTaatttcacttgcttttctATGACATGGAATGTGGATGGTATTAAGAGAAAATTGGGATATGACAGTTTAAATGTTGAAAAGCCAGAGACCTCGCAAAAGATAAGGAAAACGGAAAACAATTAG
- the LOC136914545 gene encoding cytidine and dCMP deaminase domain-containing protein 1-like isoform X3 — METSKSTPACIPRLNKENHYMVLALWMESFPDGNHKRTEDHLLYKKTGAVLVLPNETSYAIDCSRNGVHAVARLIMAHPNIPENCKVFVSRKPCSFCTKLMVQAKVERVFYLPIEPEYFPMKELSEEEATRLGKCYESEMSCVDNLFKVSPIGQTIFVPDVSKDVVKGVPKKLESPKATRDYMKDVLKKMYWDPSSKFSVKKDLPWPSLDERMEKEVEDQFKNMREWMATFCVAQEKGYSFVLEGQRAPEEVSFDPRHEKHCKQANHLMSLAKILAMRTDDPTTGVGAVIVNEKMEIVGLGWNGFPKKARYGEFARASHKDEGVQDKKYPYIIHAEQNALMMRNTKNVEGGTLFVTKTPCDECTPLLEMQKITTVVLGKKIEDGAKQGISYTKFHEGVHKDRNFTCFSMTWNVDGIKRKLGYDSLNVEKPETSQKIRKTENN; from the coding sequence ATGGAGACCTCAAAATCGACCCCCGCTTGCATTCCCCGCCTGAATAAAGAAAACCATTACATGGTTCTTGCTCTCTGGATGGAAAGTTTCCCAGATGGCAATCACAAGCGAACTGAAGACCACCTCCTTTACAAGAAAACTGGAGCAGTGCTCGTTCTTCCCAACGAGACGAGCTACGCTATCGATTGTTCCCGTAATGGCGTCCATGCAGTGGCTCGTTTGATAATGGCGCATCCTAATATCCCGGAAAACTGCAAAGTTTTTGTGTCAAGAAAACCATGTTCTTTTTGCACAAAGCTTATGGTGCAAGCCAAAGTGGAAAGAGTCTTCTATTTACCGATTGAGCCGGAATACTTTCCAATGAAAGAACTGAGTGAAGAAGAGGCCACACGTTTAGGCAAATGTTATGAGAGCGAGATGTCTTGTGTCGATAATCTGTTTAAAGTAAGCCCAATCGGTCAAACTATCTTTGTACCAGACGTATCGAAAGACGTGGTCAAAGGTGTCCCAAAAAAGTTGGAATCACCAAAGGCAACCAGGGATTATATGAAGGACGTCCTTAAGAAAATGTATTGGGATCCTTCAAGTAAATTTAGTGTAAAGAAGGATCTTCCGTGGCCTTCTCTTGATGAAAGGATGGAAAAAGAGGTCGAGGATCAGTTTAAAAACATGAGGGAATGGATGGCAACTTTTTGTGTGGCACAAGAGAAAGGATACAGCTTTGTATTAGAGGGTCAACGTGCACCGGAAGAAGTATCATTTGATCCAAGGCACGAAAAGCATTGCAAACAAGCTAACCACTTGATGAGTTTGGCAAAGATCCTTGCTATGCGGACCGATGACCCAACAACCGGAGTAGGGGCAGTCATCGTTAACGAGAAAATGGAAATTGTTGGGCTTGGGTGGAACGGATTTCCAAAAAAAGCGCGTTATGGCGAATTTGCAAGAGCCTCGCACAAAGATGAAGGCGTACAAGACAAGAAGTATCCGTATATCATCCACGCAGAGCAGAACGCGTTAATGATGCGAAATACGAAAAACGTTGAAGGGGGAACGTTGTTTGTGACAAAAACACCGTGTGATGAGTGCACTCCATTGCTTGAGATGCAAAAAATAACGACAGTTGTCTTGGGCAAAAAAATAGAAGATGGAGCAAAGCAAGGGATAAGTTATACAAAGTTCCACGAGGGAGTTCATAAAGACCGTaatttcacttgcttttctATGACATGGAATGTGGATGGTATTAAGAGAAAATTGGGATATGACAGTTTAAATGTTGAAAAGCCAGAGACCTCGCAAAAGATAAGGAAAACGGAAAACAATTAG
- the LOC136914686 gene encoding cytidine and dCMP deaminase domain-containing protein 1-like produces the protein MAGSGSYFTSNPRLSKENLYMVLALWMESFPDDTPREDPVYKKVGAVLVFPNDISYAIDCSRNGVHAVARLIMAHPNIPEDCKVFVSRKPCSFCTKLLVQAKVERVFYLPIEPEYFPRKGLNGRNDKHFHREKSYVDNLFKVSPISQNIFVPKVGPEVVKNVQTRFVTPEKIRDKTTKGLMKMYWNQSWMHGAKDNLPWPSFDKMTTKEVKNDFENMMKWMATILVTWEKGYSFELKGKPKLEEDSFDPRKEEEGKQANHFMTLAKFLAQRTDDPKTGVGAVIIHKNNEIVGLGWNGFPKKALYGEFARASDKDKRVGGKKYPFVIHAEQNALMMRNTKNIEGGTLFVTKAPCDECTPLLEMQGIKTVVLSDDLEEGKKKGLSYKKFSKGVKSGSFICFCMKRNVGNAKRKLFPECERETSSKKIRR, from the coding sequence ATGGCGGGTTCGGGTTCCTACTTCACAAGCAATCCCCGACTGAGTAAAGAAAACCTTTACATGGTTCTTGCTCTTTGGATGGAAAGTTTCCCAGATGACACGCCAAGAGAAGACCCCGTTTACAAGAAAGTTGGAGCTGTGCTCGTTTTTCCCAACGACATCAGCTACGCTATCGATTGTTCCCGTAATGGCGTCCATGCAGTGGCTCGTTTGATAATGGCTCACCCTAATATCCCGGAAGACTGCAAAGTTTTTGTGTCAAGAAAACCGTGTTCTTTCTGCACAAAGCTTTTGGTGCAAGCCAAAGTGGAGAGAGTCTTCTATTTACCGATTGAACCGGAATACTTTCCAAGGAAAGGGTTGAATGGAAGAAATGACAAACATTTTCATAGAGAAAAGTCTTATGTCGATAATCTCTTTAAAGTAAGTCCCATCAGTCAAAATATCTTTGTACCAAAAGTGGGGCCAGAGGTTGTCAAAAATGTACAAACAAGATTTGTAACACCAGAGAAAATCAGGGATAAAACGACGAAAGGCCTAATGAAAATGTATTGGAACCAATCGTGGATGCATGGTGCGAAGGATAACCTTCCATGGCCGTCTTTCGATAAAATGACGACCAAAGAGGTCAAGAACGATTTTGAAAACATGATGAAATGGATGGCGACTATTTTGGTGACATGGGAGAAAGGATACAGCTTCGAACTAAAGGGTAAGCCTAAATTGGAAGAAGATTCATTTGACCCAAGGAAGGAAGAGGAAGGCAAGCAGGCTAACCACTTCATGACTTTGGCAAAGTTCCTTGCTCAGCGGACCGATGACCCAAAAACTGGGGTAGGGGCAGTCATCATACACAAGAATAACGAAATTGTTGGGCTTGGTTGGAACGGATTTCCAAAAAAAGCGCTTTATGGCGAATTTGCGAGAGCCTCAGACAAAGATAAACGCGTAGGAGGCAAGAAGTATCCCTTCGTTATCCACGCAGAGCAGAACGCGTTGATGATGAGAAATACTAAAAATATTGAAGGCGGAACGTTATTTGTAACTAAGGCACCGTGTGATGAGTGCACCCCATTACTTGAGATGCAAGGAATCAAGACAGTTGTCTTGAGCGACGATTTAGAAGAGGGAAAAAAGAAAGGGCTTAGTTATAAAAAGTTCTCCAAGGGAGTCAAGAGCGGTTCATTCATTTGCTTTTgtatgaaaagaaatgtgggtaatGCAAAGAGAAAATTGTTTCCTGAATGTGAAAGGGAGACCTCGTCAAAGAAAATTAGACGGTAA
- the LOC136914738 gene encoding calcium-responsive transcription factor-like — translation MATESAETLSSESIQQQIMESEQVSAAEVLQNTMSATISSSIQTISPQNGGITTISTPSSLETMTTSEAMMATESISVTTQGTSSTLGTQEIIETKYISHVQVQDHEAVAGSQESLVISAHENVAIATNSSLEVPPQITNLASVASNYPWATRLHDCELIGDSYRGYVTNEVELDLILTLHKQHTNSCWGTRQSPSSAKPSIRLMWKSQYVPYDGIPFLNTGRRATVMECQYGPRRKGAVNKKQMDYDEHGNPLKRHRPTCPARIYVKKVRKFPEFRIDPNLEGKNVRQAQERALTALRLAGVNVGGEERYYVQLPLPIAHEYHDMDDIPLDPDESDGQGQRLNPDVMHKIRELVARGVAGIYVVKHCLKEYVEKELFANMEPPPRHNKSYFPTIIDIQNHIHQAQMALATGTLVPLPPLTDLPHTPPQLKEKTRKRKLVPEKLSQSSQTTADAIASIQQQYQASRLTTQDPQHLIQQSNRENYQGNETQLEIVQASDGQTAEVDISNQHQILITQGTGSGREEGQVVIVVNASSFFSGQTDSETPTTLSLTIPASQVASLSHASLHAGAGTQAVTFIPQQTNASPQTTGSTTTSQTVAFIPQPMDNSRSPVAFLASQQTENASQVPVSAAYLASHGQPSNILSMLDTALQASSASSSPVVTVGSNLGNVQIDTVSGQVTSTSADAEAVLNAGISSYNAKQIKTEQDRMDDEPPHKRQVLDVDFTSLVKEAVYNSQQGKEGGVNQQGIIATSSASQDSISTQLTALPQAKEDGNFMSVDAAQPVVMVTQSSLQSIEDVPCGVTVQYEENQRTVQDSSVPQKTTVDHYDNEQFTCHSCSPQIPVSGEQTPRALANSVETSGEITVSLETSQDVPVSIQTGSEGTSERETVRDNCLKGSEMAPNNHDYNEPPQCSESHGDQSIPLTLLFENGQQVTEDESPVVSQNNSVANVTCDPSSSCTIAQ, via the exons ATGGCCACAGAGTCCGCCGAAACACTGTCAAGCGAGTCCATTCAGCAACAAATCATGGAATCTGAACAAGTATCTGCGGCAGAAGTTCTACAAAACACCATGTCTGCGACCATTTCGTCAAGTATTCAAACTATTTCACCTCAAAACGGGGGAATCACCACAATTTCGACCCCATCGTCCCTTGAAACTATGACGACCTCTGAAGCGATGATGGCGACTGAAAGCATTTCAGTTACAACACAAGGAACTTCTTCGACTCTTGGCACCCAAGAAATCATTGAGACAAAGTATATTTCACATGTCCAAGTTCAGGATCACGAGGCTGTCGCCGGAAGTCAGGAAAGTTTAGTTATCTCCGCTCATGAGAACGTGGCTATTGCCACAAACTCCTCGCTTGAAGTTCCACCGCAGATCACGAATTTGGCCTCTGTAGCATCAAATTATCCCTGGGCAACGAGACTTCATGATTGTGAGTTGATAGGCGATTCTTATCGGGGGTATGTAACGAATGAGGTAGAACTGGACTTGATTTTGACATTGCACAAACAACACACCAACAGTTGCTGGGGAACAAGACAGTCTCCATCATCAGCCAAGCCTTCGATTCGCTTGATGTGGAAATCACAGTATGTTCCTTACGATGGTATTCCCTTTTTGAACACAG GTCGACGGGCAACAGTGATGGAATGCCAGTATGGACCACGAAGAAAAGGAGCAGTGAACAAGAAACAGATGGACTATGATGAGCATGGTAATCCATTAAAAAGACATCGCCCCACTTGTCCTGCAAGAATTTATGTCAAGAAAGTGCGCAAATTTCCAGAGTTCAGGATAGATCCTAACCTTGAAGGAAAGAATGTTCGACAAGCTCAGGAAAGAGCACTTACAGCCTTAAGGCTAGCAGGAGTAAATGTTGGCGGAGAAGAAAG GTACTATGTTCAGCTACCACTGCCTATAGCGCATGAATATCATGATATGGATGATATTCCTTTAGATCCTGATGAAAGTGACGGTCAAGGTCAACGCCTTAACCCTGATGTTATGCATAAGATCCGTGAACTTGTTGCACGGGGAGTGGCCGGAATTTACGTTGTCAAACACTGTTTGAAAGAGTATGTGGAGAAAGAGCTATTTGCAAACATGGAGCCGCCACCACGACATAACAAGTCATATTTCCCAACCATAATTGATATTCAGAATCACATTCATCAAGCGCAGATGGCATTAGCTACTGGAACTCTTGTTCCTCTGCCACCA TTGACTGATCTTCCACACACCCCACCGCAGCTCAAGGAAAAAACTCGCAAGCGAAAGCTTGTGCCAGAAAAACTCTCTCAGTCTTCTCAAACAACAGCAGATGCAATTGCAAGCATTCAACAGCAGTATCAGGCATCGCGATTAACTACACAGGATCCACAACACTTGATTCAACAG TCCAACAGAGAGAACTATCAAGGAAATGAAACACAGCTGGAGATAGTTCAAGCTTCTGATGGACAAACTGCTGAAGTAGATATCTCAAACCAGCATCAGATTCTTATCACACAGGGGACTGGTTCAGGGAGAGAAGAAG GTCAAGTTGTCATTGTCGTAAATGCAAGCAGCTTCTTTTCTGGTCAGACTGATTCTGAGACACCAACAACACTCTCTCTGACTATACCTGCTTCACAAGTAGCAAGCCTGAGCCATGCCTCTCTCCACGCCGGGGCAGGGACACAGGCAGTCACCTTCATTCCACAGCAGACAAATGCATCACCACAGACAACAGGATCCACAACAACTTCGCAAACTGTGGCATTCATCCCTCAGCCCATGGACAACAGTCGTAGCCCTGTCGCCTTCTTAGCCTCACAGCAAACAGAAAATGCAAGTCAGGTACCTGTGTCAGCAGCGTATCTGGCTTCACATGGCCAGCCAAGTAACATCTTGAGCATGTTGGACACTGCACTGCAGGCGTCGTCAGCAAGTTCTTCACCCGTGGTGACTGTTGGTTCAAATCTGGGAAATGTTCAGATTGATACTG TTTCAGGGCAGGTCACATCAACATCAGCTGATGCGGAAGCAGTTCTTAATGCAGGCATCTCAAGTTACAACGCAAAGCAAATAAAGACAGAGCAAGACAGGATGGATGATGAACCTCCACACAAGCGTCAGGTGCTTGATGTGGATTTCACCTCCCTCGTCAAAGAAGCAGTGTATAACAGCCAGCAG GGTAAAGAAGGAGGTGTAAACCAGCAGGGAATAATAGCAACAAGCTCAGCGTCGCAGGACTCAATTAGTACTCAGCTTACCGCTTTACCACAAGCAAAGGAAGACGGAAATTTCATGTCTGTGGATGCAGCACAACCTGTTGTCATGGTAACCCAATCCAGTCTTCAGTCAATAGAGGACGTTCCTTGTGGAGTGACAGTGCAGTATGAGGAGAATCAGCGAACTGTGCAAGATAGCTCAGTTCCTCAGAAAACAACAGTGGATCATTATGATAATGAGCAATTCACGTGTCATTCTTGTTCACCCCAAATCCCAGTATCTGGAGAGCAAACACCTAGAGCGCTGGCTAATTCTGTGGAAACATCTGGCGAAatcacagtttccttagaaacctCTCAAGATGTACCTGTCTCCATACAAACTGGTTCTGAAGGTACATCAGAGCGGGAAACAGTGCGAGATAACTGTCTCAAAGGGTCGGAGATGGCGCCGAATAATCACGACTACAATGAGCCTCCTCAATGCAGCGAGTCCCATGGTGATCAATCAATACCTTTGACCCttctgtttgaaaatggccaacaaGTTACCGAGGACGAATCACCCGTTGTATCTCAAAACAATTCTGTTGCAAATGTGACATGTGACCCCAGTAGTTCTTGTACAATAGCTCAGTAA